The Chthoniobacterales bacterium nucleotide sequence AGCGCGCGCTCATATTCCTGGACCAAGGTTTCTTCCATTGGCACGACGTCGTTCAAATACATCCAGAGCGAGCGATTCAGATCACGTTTGTACTCGAGGCTTCCGTGGTCGCCGCGTGGCTGCCGCATGACCGCAATATAGCCGGAGTTAAGTTTATCCAGACCGTCCTGCGCGCGGTAAATATCCGATAGGAGGATCACTTCGGACGGAGCGAAATCAACCAGGGTGCCGCTGGCCGAGAAACTGCGCCAGGCGGCGTCGCGCAACGGAGCGGGATGCAGCCCGGTGTCGAAGGCGCCGCCGGGTTCCGCACTGCCGGTGTCGGTCAGACGTTTGTACTCCGTCTGCAATTTTCGGTGATGAGCGAGAAAGGGCTCCGAGAGCAACAGATCCCGATTGGCCCGAATCTCGTTCGCCAGCGTTGAACGGGCTTCCGCCACGCGGATGAACCGACCCTGTTTGTCCCGCCATTCGTTCACCGCCAGAGCGAGCAAGATGCTCAGGACAATGAAAACAGATTCGAACAGGGCGCGTGGCAGCCATCGTGCGGTTCGGCTCATGATTATTGCAAAAAGATCACGACCCGATCCGAACGACAAGCTGAAGCAGAGCGCCGCTCTGCGAGCTACGCTCCCTTGGATTCGATTACCGCCTCGGCTGGCGCTCTTCGACGCGATCCGGCTCCGTGGTCTGGCCGGCTTCGGCGGCGGCGCGTTCCTTGAGCGCGGCTTTGCGACTCAATTTCACGCGGCCCTTGTCGTCGATGCCGATGCACTTCACCCAGATCATTTCGCCCATCTTGGCGACGTCTTCCGTGCGGTTGACGCGGAAATCGGCCAGCTCGGATATGTGGACGAGTCCGTCCTTGCCCGGGAACACTTCGACGAAGGCGCCGAAATCTTTGATCGAAACGACGCGACCATGATAGGTCTGGCCGACTTCGATCTCGCGCGACATGCCGCCGATGATTTCTTTTGCCCGCGCCATGCTCTCCGGACTGGTGGCGTAGATGTGGACCGAACCATCGTCTTCGATATTAATCTCCGCGCCGGTCTCGGCCACGATGCCTTTGATCGTTTTGCCGCCGGGTCCGATGAGCGCGCCGATCTTATCGGGATTAATCTTGATCGTCTCGATGCGGGGCGCGTACTTGCTCAAATCAGGCCGCGGCTGATCGATCGTTTGCGACATGATCCCGAGAATTTTATCGCGCGCTTCTTTCGCGCGGAAGGTCGCTTCGGCCATGATCTTGTGGCTCACGCCGGGCAATTTCAGGTCGAGCTGGAATCCGGTGATGCCGGCAGACGTGCCGCAAAGTTTGTAGTCCATGTCGCCGAAGTGATCTTCGGAACCGATGATGTCGGTGAGCAACTCGTAGCGTTTCATCTGGCCGTCGTCGGCCTTTTCGGTGACGAGCCCGACTGAAATTCCGGCGACCGGGGTCTTGATCGGGACGCCGGCATCCATGAGGGCGAGCATTCCGCCGCAGACACTGGCCATCGAGGTCGAGCCGTTCGATTCCATGACTTCGCTCGAAATGCGGATCGCGTAACGGAAATTATCGGAGCTGGGCACGACAGGTTCCAGCGAACGTTCCGCCAGGGCGCCATGGCCGATCTCGCGACGGCTCGCGCCGCCGGTCCGGCCGGTTTCGCCGACGCTAAAGGGCGGGAAATTGTAATGGAGCAGGAAACTCTTCGAGGTTTCGCCGCCGCCGTAAGCATCGATGTTTTGCGCTTCTTCGATCGGCGCCAGGGTAACGAGAGCGAGCGCCTGGGTTTCGCCCCGCTGGAAAATCGCGGAGCCGTGGGTGCGCGGGAGAACGCCGACTTCGCAACTGATCGGACGCAAATCCTGGTAGCCGCGGCCATCCATGCGCTTCTGCTTGTCGAGCACGCTGATCCGGAACGCTTTCTTCTGGACGTAATCGAACGCCTGCGAGATCGCGAACTTATCGGCCTCGGGATATTTCTCGAGGATCGCGGTCTTCACTTCTTCCTTGAGCGCGTTGACCGCCTTGGTCCGCTCGACTTTGGTCGGCGTGTAAAGCGCGCCTTCGATTTTGTCGCCCGCCACCTGGTAGGCGACCTCGAGAAGGTTCTGATCCACGGTCATCAACGGCATCTCGCGTTTCGGCTTCCCGACTTTCGCCGCGAGCTCTTTCTGGATCCGGATCATCTCGCGCGCATGTCCGTGCGCGAAATCGAGCGCCTTCACAAAATCCTCTTCCGGCACTTCCTGGGCGGCGCCTTCGATCATGATGACGTCGTTTTCCGTGCCGACATAGACGAGATCGAGATCGCTCTGGTCGCGTTCATCATGCGTCGGGTTGGCGATGAACTGCCCATCGACCCGTCCGACCCGCACCGCGCCGATCGGTCCGGCAAACGGAATGTCGGAAACAGTCAGCGCGGCAGAGGCGCCGTTAATCGCGAGAATATCAGGATCGTTCTGGCCGTCGGCGCTCAGCAGGATCGAGATGATCTGGGTGTCGTAGAGATAACCGGCCGGAAAGAGGGGCCGAAGGGGACGATCCGTCATCCGCGACGTGAGCGTTTCCTTCTCGGAAGGCCGTCCTTCGCGTTTGAAATAACCGCCGGGAAATTTTCCGACCGCCGCCGCCTTTTCGCGATAATCGACGGTGAGCGGAAACCAATCCTGGCCTTCCTTGATTTGAGTGGCCGAAACGGCGCTGGCGAGCACCATGGTGTCGCCGGTGGAGACGATGACTGCGCCGTCGGCGAGTTTGGCGATTTTGCCGGTTTCGATTGATATCTGCGTGGACCCTATCTGGGCCGTGACCTTGTGTTGCATAACGAGACTACTTTCTGGAATTTGGCTAATCCCAGGCCGGTCACCCTGATTGTAGGTTTTAAGTCCGAATCAGAATCGCAAGTTGGAAACTTGCGCCACAATTTCGAAACTAAAACCTCTAATCAAAGTGGAACATCGGCCTGAGCGCCGGTTTACTTTCTGTTTAACGAATCGTTCCGCCAAAAAGCCCGAACGAAAGACGGAGCGCGACCAAAAGACGAACCCGCGCGGTTATTTCCGCAGGTTGAGCTTCTCGAGCAGGTTTTTATACCGCTCGGACTCCGACTTGCTCAAATAATCGAGCAAGCTCCGGCGCATCGCCACCATTTTGAGGAGGCCGCGGCGCGACGAATGATCTTTGGCGTGACTCTTGAGGTGGTCGGTCAGCTGCGAGATCCGGCGGGTCAGAAGCGCAACTTGCACATCCGCGCTGCCGGTGTCTTTCTCGTGGAGCTGGAACTCCTTCATGTCCATCGTGTCACTGCTTTCTGCCATAAACGAGCCGGTATTGTAGGTGAAGAATCCACCTTCGCAAGTGCTATGGCGAAGGGGGGTCTCCTCCCCGGGGCGGAGCGCCTCTAATGGCCTTTGCCGTGGCCTTTCGAGTGGAAATTGCCGTTCGACTTCGGCCCCTTCATCTGGCCATGACTGTTTCCCGGGCCGGTATCGTCATCGAAAAACCTCTCTTCCTTGTTTTTCTTCACCTTTTTTACCTTCCCGTTGTTATGCCTCATGGCCTTGTCCGTGTGCCGGGCCTGGCTCACGACGGGGCCAAGCTTGACGTTGTTTTGCTTCGCGATCCAACCCCAGCCGTGGCCGCTGGCCTTGAGCGCGGCGATTTCGTCAAAGGTCTTCCCCGTGGCCGACGCCAGGGAATTCGCGATAAACAATCCGCCGTAGCCCAGACGCGTCCGGTCGCGTTGCGCCTCGAGGTTAGCGATCGGCACCCCCGTATCTCGGGAGATTGCCGCCAGAACCTGTTCGTGCTCGCCGGGTGTCGCGCCCCAGCTATCGTAATCGTTCGCCGTCCTTTCCAGGATGGTAACGCCCTGCGCCCTCGCGATGGCCGCGCCGAAAAACAGGAGCGCCATCACAATCAAACCCTGCTTCTTCATACTATGGAATCGAAACAGGCAGGGCGATTGACCCTGCGGGCGCGACAATCTCCTGGACCGAAAATCCAGGCCGGCCCAGGCAACCACCCGGATTTTCCCGGGCGCTATTTTCTCTTCATCTCCTCGAGCAGCTCCTTGGATCCCTTCAGCCTTACCTTATGGGCCCCCGCGATTTGGGCCCAGCTTTGGCCGCTCTTCTTCAAGGCGACGATGGCGTCGAATTTCTTGCGCGTGGAGAGGGCAAGCGCATGGGCGACATAAAGATCGCCAAAGGTAAGGCCAGTCCGCGTCTTTTGTTGTTCGAGGGTGGTCCCGGCCACGTCGGTGTTGATGGTGATGATGCTCAGCGTGCGCTGCTTGTTTTTGCGAGCACTGGCATTGATATCCTCGATTAATTTGGCGATGGCCGCGGCGTCATTCTCACCGCCTGGCCGGCTGCTGGCCTGGCTCTTCGATCCCCGAACGTTTTCCTGGCGCTCCGCGAAACGTTGGAGCGCGTTTTCTCGCTCCGGTTCCGCCCCATCCGCAGCTGGGACCAGCGCTGACGTTAGCAATGTCGTCAGCAGCATGACGACCAGTCTTTTCATAGAGTCCGGAGCGAAGTTGACACAAGCTTGGACAACACGCGAGCCCTCTCGCTCGACCAGACGCAACTATCCCGGCACGCTCTCCGAAACGCGGCCGCGCGTCCTGGTTTCACGTTTTCCATCGTACCAAATATCGAGCTTATCGCGAGAGCGCATGCCCCGTATCCCACCCGCAAGCAAGGCGAACGATCGCCCCAGGAAATACCGGCCGGAATACATGCGCAGCTTGCGGCCCGAAGTCACGATCGGCCGGCGGAGTAACTTGAAGGAGCCGCGTTTCTTTAAGGCCCGAGTGAAAAAGACTTCTTCGCCGGCGAAGAATTGTTCATCGAATCCGCCAATGGCTTCAAAATTTCGACGGGTCGTAAACAGGAACGCGCCCGCGCCCAATCTCGCCAGGGTGAAATAAAAGAATGAGAAAATTTGGACGAAGAGGCGGCCCCACCGGGGGACGTAACCCTCGGGGACAACACGCGCGCCACCACCCACGCAGCCTGCGGTCAGGGCGTCCAAAGCGTCCGTGACGTGCTCGGGGGAAATCAGGGTATCGGCATCAACAAAGAAGAGAACGTCGCCTCGCGACGCGCGGGCGCCCGCGTTCCGGACGGCGGCGATCTGTCGATAGTTAACTGGAACCACAACGGCCCCGGCAGCCCTGGCGACCTCGGCGGTAGCGTCCGTCGAGGCATCATCCGCGACGATGATTTCGAATGGCTGCCCCGAAGCCTCCGCCGCCGCTCGAATCGAGCTCAGGGAGCCAGGAAGCTCGTGCTCCTCATTGTGCGCCGGAACGATGAACGAGAGCATGACGGGATGCGGGATGCGGGATGCGGGATGCGGGATTCGAGATTCGAGATTCGAGATTCGAGATTCGAGATTGGAGATTGGAGATTCGGATAGCTGAGGCGCGGGAGCGCCTATCTCGCATCTCCTATCACGCATCCCGAATCTTTTCTTTATCCAGCGCGATATATTCGTCCCGCGGCGGACTGAACGTATCGAGCACGGTCGTTTTCTCGAGCGTCTCGACGCCGTGGGGAACGTTCCCCGCCACATAGAACGATTCGCCAGCCCGCAGCTCCTGGGTAACGCCGCCGGCATTCACCTTCATCCGGCCCGCGATGATGTGCATGATCTGTTCCTGAGGATGTTTGTGCTCGGGCATGACGCTGCCCGCCTCCAGTTCGGCGATCATCTGATACATCGTCGTGCCGTGCGTGACCGTGCGCCGCCTGATACCCGGCGCCAACTCGATCCAGGGTTTTTCGTTTGTCATAACCCAGCAACGAAGCGGAGCCCTTCCGAATGTCGAAGGAAAAGTCGCAGCCGCCGGGACGGTTATTGCAGGGTCGACCGCGGAATAGCAGGGGCGGCTTCGATTTTCGACATCTCGACCCGGACATAATTCAGGATCACCGGCGAAAGAATCATCCCGGGCACGCCCATCAGCTTCTCGCCAATAATCAATCCGATGAGGGTGAGCCAGATCGGGTTCCGGATCCGGGCGCCGATGATCTTGCTGTTCAGGAAATATTCCAGTTTGTGGACGACCACCAGAAAGATGAGCGCGAAAATCGCCAGCTTACCCGAGACCTGGAAAGCAACGAAAACGATGACGGTGTTGCTGACTACATTGCCGACGATCGGGAACAATCCGCAGAGGAAAGTGAGGCCGACGACGACCGGAGCATAGGGAAGTCCCACCACGAAAACAAAGATCGCGGTCAGGACGGTGTTGATCGCGGAGATCGTCATCTGGGCGCCGATCACCGTGGAAAAGCTGCGGTAGAACTCGGCGAAACGCTCGGCGATTTCGTCGCAGCAAACCGAGTAAAGGTTGTTCTGGAGCCGGTTCGATCCGCGGGAGAGATCGATCCGGCCGTTGAAGAAAATGCTGACCGCGCAAACGATCGCGATGATAATAAAGACGAGCGTGGTCGAAGCGTGCCGGGCGAAATTGGCGAAATCGCCGAGGTATTTGGCCTGGTCCTTGATCGTGGTCATCGCGGTCGCCTTGAGTCCCTCGAAATCCTCGAACGGCAGATTGAAGTTGTGGTCTTCAGCCCAGGCGATGGCGGAAGGGACGGCGTTATCGGCAATCTTCGGCAGGGCATTGATGGCGGCGCGCACGAAATGGCCGGCGACGTAGCCGATCACCGCCCAGATCAGGATAAAGATCACGAGCACCACCCATTTGTTGGGAATGAAACGGCCGAGCCTGGTCAGGACAAAATAGGAAAAAAGGAGCGCGAGAAACGGGGCCCCGAGCTGAAGAAAGCCGATGAGAACCAGGGTCAGCGCCAAGATGACATAGGACCAACGCCGCTGTTTCGTCATGCCCTCCAAGGTGCGTGGGGGGCGTTTGTTCGTCCAGTAAACTCTCCGGAGGTCTTCCGTAGCCGCGTCCCTGTGGGACGCGTGAGATCGACATCGCCACCAATCAAACGCGCGCTAACGTCGCCCACAGGGCGACGGCTACAAAGGAACCGCATATTCGAGCAGCGGCAATTCCCGGCGTTCGCCTTCGATTTGGGTGACGCTTGTCCCCGTCCATATCGCTCCCATTCGGCGATAAAATCCCTCCGCGTTCGGATCGGCCTCGATCCTAATTGAATCGAACCCGAGATTCGTGGCCTGGGCCGCGGCGTGTTCGAACAAGGCGCGGCCGATTCCGCGTTTCATGGCGCTGGGCAGAATCCAAAGATGGTCGAAATGAAGCCCGTCATCTTCGGTAGTGAGAACATAGAATCCAACGGGACGATCACCATCGATCGCGCAATAGCTGATGTTTTTCGCGATGAATTCGGGGCGCATCGTCAGGATATCGCGCCAGGCTGTGATCCAACTTTCCGGATACCCCCAATGTCGCTTCGCGGCGTGTGCGATTTCGGTCAGCGCCTCGGCATCTTCCGGTTTCGCTCGGACGATTTGAATCACGGACTTCATTAACCGCGGATGACGCGGATTGCTCGGATATTCTATCTCATCCGCGCCATCCGTGTAATCCGCGGTTAGAAGCTCCCCATTTCGCTACGCATCTCCTTCAGCGCGCTGACATTTCTTTTACAAACTTCGCACCGCGCTCTGACACGGAATTTCGAGTTCCGTGTCTAACTGAGCATATGAACAAAATAGCGTTAGGCAGCTTCGCGGCATTCCTCGGCCAGGTCGTCATTGCTTCCGCCGATCCCGAGGTCACGCTGCGGGTGACGCCGGACCGCGAATGGATCTATCGGTCCGGAACGCGCGATGTGATCGTGCAGGTCGAGATCGAAGCGCGCAAAAGCGACGACACGCGGCGCTCGCCGATGAATCTCGCGGTCGTCCTGGACCGGAGCGGTTCCATGGAAGGCGCCAAGATCGAGAAAGCGCGCCAGGCCGCGGCGATGGCGGTCGATAAACTGGCTGACGACGACATCTTTTCGCTGGTCACCTACGACACCGAAACCGATTTGCTCATTCCGCCTGAACGCGTCGGCAACCGGGATCACCGCGAAGATCTGAAGGCCCGCATTCATCGCATTCAGCCGGGGGGCAGCACCGCCCTGCATGCCGGAGTCGTGCTGGGCGCCAAACAGGTGCGCCGCTTTTTTGACAAGGAACGCGTGAATCGCGTGATCCTGCTCTCCGATGGCCTGGCGAATGTCGGGCCGAGCACTCCTTCGGACCTGTCCCGTCTCGGCCACGATCTGCGTGGGGACGGAATTGCGGTCAGCACAGTGGGCCTCGGCGACGATTACAACGAGGACCTTATGACCGCGCTGGCCGAGTCCAGCAACGCCAATTATTATTATGTGAAGGACGCCGAGAAATTGCCGTCCGTCTTCGCGCAGGAACTGGGCGCGGCGCGTTCGCTCCTGGCCCGAAGCATCGTCATTCGCATCCGGACGCCGGAAGGCGTGCGCCTGAAGGAAATCATCGGACGGCCTGAAATCGAATGCCACGATCGGGTGGCTGAGATCAAAATGCCGGAGCTGTTCGGTTCGGAGCAACGGCGGTTCCTGGTCCGTTGCGAGGTGACCGGCGATCCCGCGGAAGCGATCGACGCGGCCACGGTGGAACTAAACTACGCCAACCTGGCCGGGAACCAGGCGCCCCTCCAACGGCAGGCGGCAAAAATTTCGCTGACCGACGACCAAAAGAAATCGGACGCAAGCGTCCGGGCCGAGGTCGTGCGGGAACATAGCGTCGTGCAGAACCGGCTCGCCAAGGAGATGGCGGTGAAGCTGGCGGATGAGGGCAAGACAAAGGACGCGGTGGCGTTGCTTCGCCAACAGGCGGCCAAGAACGCCGCCGCGCCCCCGGCGATTCAGGTGCCCGGGGTAAAGGAAGAGAACCAGAGCCTCGAGGCGGCCGCTTCGGAAATTGATTCCCGGGGCCGGCTCGAGAAGGCCCGGCGCAAGGCGATGCAATTCGAAAATTACGCAGACAAAT carries:
- the pnp gene encoding polyribonucleotide nucleotidyltransferase produces the protein MQHKVTAQIGSTQISIETGKIAKLADGAVIVSTGDTMVLASAVSATQIKEGQDWFPLTVDYREKAAAVGKFPGGYFKREGRPSEKETLTSRMTDRPLRPLFPAGYLYDTQIISILLSADGQNDPDILAINGASAALTVSDIPFAGPIGAVRVGRVDGQFIANPTHDERDQSDLDLVYVGTENDVIMIEGAAQEVPEEDFVKALDFAHGHAREMIRIQKELAAKVGKPKREMPLMTVDQNLLEVAYQVAGDKIEGALYTPTKVERTKAVNALKEEVKTAILEKYPEADKFAISQAFDYVQKKAFRISVLDKQKRMDGRGYQDLRPISCEVGVLPRTHGSAIFQRGETQALALVTLAPIEEAQNIDAYGGGETSKSFLLHYNFPPFSVGETGRTGGASRREIGHGALAERSLEPVVPSSDNFRYAIRISSEVMESNGSTSMASVCGGMLALMDAGVPIKTPVAGISVGLVTEKADDGQMKRYELLTDIIGSEDHFGDMDYKLCGTSAGITGFQLDLKLPGVSHKIMAEATFRAKEARDKILGIMSQTIDQPRPDLSKYAPRIETIKINPDKIGALIGPGGKTIKGIVAETGAEINIEDDGSVHIYATSPESMARAKEIIGGMSREIEVGQTYHGRVVSIKDFGAFVEVFPGKDGLVHISELADFRVNRTEDVAKMGEMIWVKCIGIDDKGRVKLSRKAALKERAAAEAGQTTEPDRVEERQPRR
- the rpsO gene encoding 30S ribosomal protein S15 → MAESSDTMDMKEFQLHEKDTGSADVQVALLTRRISQLTDHLKSHAKDHSSRRGLLKMVAMRRSLLDYLSKSESERYKNLLEKLNLRK
- a CDS encoding glycosyltransferase — protein: MLSFIVPAHNEEHELPGSLSSIRAAAEASGQPFEIIVADDASTDATAEVARAAGAVVVPVNYRQIAAVRNAGARASRGDVLFFVDADTLISPEHVTDALDALTAGCVGGGARVVPEGYVPRWGRLFVQIFSFFYFTLARLGAGAFLFTTRRNFEAIGGFDEQFFAGEEVFFTRALKKRGSFKLLRRPIVTSGRKLRMYSGRYFLGRSFALLAGGIRGMRSRDKLDIWYDGKRETRTRGRVSESVPG
- a CDS encoding cupin domain-containing protein — encoded protein: MTNEKPWIELAPGIRRRTVTHGTTMYQMIAELEAGSVMPEHKHPQEQIMHIIAGRMKVNAGGVTQELRAGESFYVAGNVPHGVETLEKTTVLDTFSPPRDEYIALDKEKIRDA
- a CDS encoding AI-2E family transporter, encoding MTKQRRWSYVILALTLVLIGFLQLGAPFLALLFSYFVLTRLGRFIPNKWVVLVIFILIWAVIGYVAGHFVRAAINALPKIADNAVPSAIAWAEDHNFNLPFEDFEGLKATAMTTIKDQAKYLGDFANFARHASTTLVFIIIAIVCAVSIFFNGRIDLSRGSNRLQNNLYSVCCDEIAERFAEFYRSFSTVIGAQMTISAINTVLTAIFVFVVGLPYAPVVVGLTFLCGLFPIVGNVVSNTVIVFVAFQVSGKLAIFALIFLVVVHKLEYFLNSKIIGARIRNPIWLTLIGLIIGEKLMGVPGMILSPVILNYVRVEMSKIEAAPAIPRSTLQ
- a CDS encoding GNAT family N-acetyltransferase → MKSVIQIVRAKPEDAEALTEIAHAAKRHWGYPESWITAWRDILTMRPEFIAKNISYCAIDGDRPVGFYVLTTEDDGLHFDHLWILPSAMKRGIGRALFEHAAAQATNLGFDSIRIEADPNAEGFYRRMGAIWTGTSVTQIEGERRELPLLEYAVPL
- a CDS encoding VWA domain-containing protein, which produces MNKIALGSFAAFLGQVVIASADPEVTLRVTPDREWIYRSGTRDVIVQVEIEARKSDDTRRSPMNLAVVLDRSGSMEGAKIEKARQAAAMAVDKLADDDIFSLVTYDTETDLLIPPERVGNRDHREDLKARIHRIQPGGSTALHAGVVLGAKQVRRFFDKERVNRVILLSDGLANVGPSTPSDLSRLGHDLRGDGIAVSTVGLGDDYNEDLMTALAESSNANYYYVKDAEKLPSVFAQELGAARSLLARSIVIRIRTPEGVRLKEIIGRPEIECHDRVAEIKMPELFGSEQRRFLVRCEVTGDPAEAIDAATVELNYANLAGNQAPLQRQAAKISLTDDQKKSDASVRAEVVREHSVVQNRLAKEMAVKLADEGKTKDAVALLRQQAAKNAAAPPAIQVPGVKEENQSLEAAASEIDSRGRLEKARRKAMQFENYADKYQKTR